In the genome of Haemophilus pittmaniae, one region contains:
- the ispF gene encoding 2-C-methyl-D-erythritol 2,4-cyclodiphosphate synthase, with protein sequence MNLRIGHGFDVHAFGELRPLIIGGVEVPYHTGFIAHSDGDVALHALTDALLGAAALGDIGKLFPDTDMQYKNVDSRILLREAFRQIMEKGFRVANVDVTLIAQAPKMRPHIDAMRANIAADLQCAIEQVNVKATTTEKLGFTGRGEGIACEAVALLIG encoded by the coding sequence ATGAATTTACGAATCGGCCACGGTTTTGACGTGCACGCCTTTGGCGAATTACGCCCGCTGATTATCGGCGGCGTGGAAGTGCCTTACCATACCGGTTTCATCGCCCATTCCGATGGGGATGTGGCATTGCATGCATTAACTGATGCTCTATTAGGTGCGGCCGCATTAGGTGATATCGGCAAACTTTTTCCCGATACCGATATGCAATATAAAAATGTTGACAGCCGAATCTTGCTACGGGAAGCATTTCGTCAAATCATGGAAAAAGGATTTCGGGTTGCTAACGTGGATGTTACTCTGATTGCCCAAGCACCCAAAATGCGTCCTCATATCGATGCTATGCGGGCCAACATTGCCGCAGATTTACAATGCGCCATTGAGCAGGTTAATGTGAAAGCCACTACCACCGAAAAATTAGGCTTTACCGGACGTGGTGAGGGTATTGCCTGTGAAGCGGTAGCATTGCTCATCGGTTAA
- the gmhB gene encoding D-glycero-beta-D-manno-heptose 1,7-bisphosphate 7-phosphatase → MNKAIFLDRDGTLNIDHGYVHEIDQFQFIDGSIDTLKKLKEMGYLLVLVTNQSGIARGYFTEQQFLQLTEWMDWSLADRGVDLDGIYYCPHHPEGIGEFKENCDCRKPKPGMLLQAIKELNIDPTYSVMVGDKVDDIKAGISAGVKINVLVKTGKAITDEGESLASYVLDSIAGLPALLRKIKA, encoded by the coding sequence ATGAATAAAGCGATCTTTCTAGACCGGGATGGAACCCTTAATATTGATCATGGCTATGTACACGAAATAGATCAATTTCAGTTTATTGATGGAAGTATAGATACTTTGAAGAAACTGAAAGAAATGGGGTACTTATTGGTTCTTGTCACGAATCAGTCAGGGATTGCGCGTGGCTATTTCACAGAACAGCAATTCTTGCAATTGACGGAGTGGATGGATTGGTCGCTTGCCGATCGCGGAGTTGATCTTGATGGTATCTACTATTGCCCACACCATCCGGAAGGGATTGGTGAGTTTAAAGAGAATTGTGATTGTCGTAAGCCTAAACCGGGAATGCTATTACAGGCGATAAAAGAACTGAATATCGATCCTACATATTCAGTTATGGTTGGTGATAAAGTCGATGATATTAAAGCTGGTATATCCGCTGGAGTTAAAATTAATGTTTTAGTCAAAACCGGTAAAGCGATCACCGATGAAGGAGAATCCCTTGCGAGTTATGTGCTAGATTCAATTGCTGGGCTTCCTGCGTTATTGCGCAAGATTAAAGCATAA
- the ispD gene encoding 2-C-methyl-D-erythritol 4-phosphate cytidylyltransferase codes for MARNIIAVVPAAGVGARMGADRPKQYLSIAGRTILEHSLAVLAKHPAISQIIVAVSPTDPYINTLNLSEPKIRLVHGGATRAESVLNGLEAIADKSAWVLVHDAARPCLRTTEIDLLLEVKDPQGAILAIPVVDTIKRADEQGRIAKTEDRRYLWQAQTPQFFPLQDLQRALSHALHLGLNITDEASAMEFAGQHPLLIASRSDNIKITRPEDLALAAFYLTGETL; via the coding sequence ATGGCACGTAACATTATTGCCGTAGTACCGGCTGCCGGTGTAGGAGCCCGCATGGGCGCCGATAGACCTAAACAATATTTATCGATTGCCGGCCGCACCATTTTAGAACATAGTCTGGCTGTGCTCGCAAAACACCCGGCGATCAGTCAAATCATCGTTGCAGTAAGTCCTACCGATCCCTATATTAATACCTTGAATTTATCTGAGCCGAAAATTCGCTTGGTTCATGGTGGAGCAACGCGCGCTGAATCAGTCCTAAACGGACTAGAAGCAATCGCTGATAAATCCGCATGGGTATTAGTCCATGACGCTGCGCGCCCCTGTCTACGCACAACTGAAATTGATTTGTTACTCGAAGTGAAAGATCCACAGGGCGCAATTTTGGCTATTCCAGTGGTCGATACAATTAAACGGGCGGATGAGCAAGGGCGTATCGCTAAGACAGAAGACCGGCGTTATTTATGGCAGGCGCAAACTCCGCAATTTTTTCCTCTGCAAGATTTACAACGGGCACTGAGCCATGCTCTGCATCTGGGGCTAAATATTACTGACGAGGCTTCGGCGATGGAATTCGCCGGCCAACATCCCCTATTAATTGCCAGTCGTAGTGATAATATCAAAATAACCCGCCCGGAAGATTTAGCCTTAGCCGCATTTTATTTAACGGGAGAAACATTATGA
- the ftsB gene encoding cell division protein FtsB, giving the protein MRLLTAILVGVLLLFQYDFWFGKNGYFDNKEITQQIIENKAENEKLSQRNQMISAEIQGLTKGFDSIEERARMQHDMVKPNEIFYHLVKEHK; this is encoded by the coding sequence ATGCGACTGTTAACGGCCATTTTGGTGGGCGTGCTGTTATTATTTCAATATGATTTTTGGTTTGGCAAAAACGGCTATTTCGACAATAAAGAAATCACCCAACAAATCATTGAAAACAAAGCTGAAAATGAAAAACTCAGCCAACGCAACCAAATGATTTCAGCAGAAATTCAGGGGCTGACCAAAGGCTTCGATTCGATTGAGGAACGGGCGCGCATGCAACATGACATGGTGAAGCCGAACGAAATTTTTTATCACTTAGTGAAAGAGCATAAATAA
- the def gene encoding peptide deformylase gives MTSLNVLIYPDEHLKVVCEPVSEVNDEIRKIVDDMFDTMYQEEGIGLAAPQVDILQRIITIDVEGDKQNQLVLINPEILASEGETGIEEGCLSIPGFRALVPRKEKVTVKALDRNGQEFTLNADGLLAICIQHEIDHLNGILFVDYLSPLKRQRIKEKLVKYKKQIAKQ, from the coding sequence ATGACCTCATTAAACGTATTAATTTATCCGGATGAACATCTTAAGGTTGTTTGTGAACCGGTGAGTGAAGTAAATGACGAAATCCGTAAAATTGTGGATGATATGTTTGATACCATGTATCAGGAAGAAGGTATCGGCCTAGCTGCGCCACAAGTGGATATTTTACAACGTATTATCACGATTGATGTGGAAGGTGATAAACAAAATCAATTAGTGTTGATCAACCCGGAAATTCTAGCTTCTGAAGGGGAGACAGGTATTGAAGAAGGTTGTTTGTCGATTCCTGGATTTCGGGCTTTAGTACCACGTAAAGAAAAAGTGACTGTTAAAGCACTTGATCGTAATGGTCAGGAATTCACATTGAATGCCGATGGTTTATTGGCAATTTGTATTCAGCATGAAATCGATCATTTAAACGGTATTTTGTTTGTAGATTACCTTTCGCCATTGAAACGTCAGCGCATCAAAGAAAAATTAGTGAAATACAAAAAACAAATTGCAAAACAATAA
- the rsmB gene encoding 16S rRNA (cytosine(967)-C(5))-methyltransferase RsmB has protein sequence MKYQHKKTEKATLLSVRAIAARLILQVLDQGKSLSTLLPEVQSQVKPQDLPLLQEITFGICRVLPRLENIIKKLLDKPLKGKTRIVHCLLLVGLYQLLYMRVPAHAAVDEVVNATKSLKSDSFRGLVNGVLRRFLREQEDILAIVDKHWQTLHPEWFVNKLKKAYPNWREIIEANNQKPPMWLRVNQQQNNTETYRALLEELEISAFECDNPHALRLAQPLSVTKLPNFEQGAVTVQDLNAQWSALLLEPQNDELILDACAAPGGKTTHILEMAPQAKVIALDVEAHRLKRVEENLARLHQQATVVYGDATTPEKWLAEIGLSGQLFDRILLDAPCSATGVIRRHPDIKWLRQETDIAQLVALQGQILKALWAKLKPNGILLYATCSVLPDENSQQIQHFLTETPDAELMPLPFERTESAVGVQFLPQEHGGDGFYYAKLRKCSA, from the coding sequence ATGAAATATCAACATAAAAAAACAGAAAAAGCGACCTTACTTTCGGTTCGAGCTATTGCTGCTCGACTGATTTTACAGGTTTTAGATCAAGGTAAGTCCTTATCAACCTTACTTCCAGAAGTGCAATCGCAGGTAAAGCCACAGGATTTGCCTTTATTACAGGAAATCACCTTTGGTATTTGTCGCGTATTGCCTCGTTTAGAAAATATTATTAAGAAACTATTAGATAAGCCATTGAAGGGTAAAACCCGCATCGTGCACTGTTTGCTATTGGTGGGATTGTACCAGTTACTTTATATGCGCGTGCCCGCTCATGCTGCGGTAGATGAAGTAGTTAATGCCACAAAATCATTAAAATCGGACAGTTTTCGCGGTTTGGTAAACGGTGTATTGCGCCGTTTCTTGCGGGAACAGGAAGATATTCTTGCTATAGTGGATAAACATTGGCAAACGCTTCATCCTGAATGGTTTGTGAATAAACTCAAAAAGGCCTATCCGAATTGGCGTGAAATTATTGAGGCGAATAACCAGAAGCCACCGATGTGGTTACGGGTCAATCAACAACAAAATAATACGGAAACCTACCGAGCATTATTGGAAGAGCTGGAAATCAGCGCATTTGAATGTGATAACCCGCATGCTTTGCGTCTAGCGCAACCGCTTTCCGTCACAAAGTTACCAAATTTTGAACAAGGCGCAGTAACAGTTCAGGATCTCAATGCACAATGGTCGGCCTTATTGCTTGAGCCACAAAATGATGAATTAATTTTAGATGCTTGTGCGGCTCCAGGTGGGAAGACAACACATATTTTAGAAATGGCGCCACAAGCGAAAGTGATTGCGCTTGATGTTGAGGCGCATCGCTTAAAACGTGTCGAAGAAAATCTTGCCCGTTTGCACCAGCAGGCTACAGTGGTTTATGGGGATGCGACAACCCCTGAAAAATGGCTTGCAGAAATAGGATTAAGCGGCCAATTATTTGATCGTATTTTATTAGATGCACCTTGCTCAGCAACGGGCGTGATTCGTCGTCATCCAGATATTAAATGGTTACGTCAAGAAACGGATATTGCTCAATTGGTTGCCTTGCAAGGACAAATTCTAAAAGCGCTTTGGGCAAAATTAAAACCTAATGGTATTTTGCTTTACGCGACTTGCTCGGTGCTTCCTGATGAGAACAGTCAGCAAATACAGCATTTTTTAACTGAAACACCCGATGCAGAATTAATGCCATTGCCGTTTGAGCGAACAGAAAGTGCGGTTGGAGTCCAATTCCTACCACAAGAGCATGGTGGGGATGGTTTCTATTATGCAAAATTGCGTAAATGCTCAGCTTAA
- the mscL gene encoding large-conductance mechanosensitive channel protein MscL: MSFIKEFREFAMRGNVVDMAVGVIIGGAFGKIVSSLVGDVVMPVLGILTGGVDFKDLKITLAEAVGETPAVTLNYGVFIQNVFDFIIIAFAIFMMIKGLNKLKKPAEEAPKGPTQEELLAEIRDLLKK; this comes from the coding sequence ATGAGCTTTATAAAGGAATTTCGCGAATTTGCAATGCGCGGTAATGTTGTTGATATGGCAGTCGGTGTGATCATCGGTGGCGCATTCGGAAAAATCGTTAGTTCTTTAGTTGGTGATGTTGTGATGCCAGTATTAGGTATCTTAACCGGCGGTGTTGATTTTAAAGATTTAAAAATCACCTTGGCAGAAGCTGTGGGCGAAACTCCGGCAGTTACTTTAAACTACGGTGTGTTTATCCAAAACGTGTTTGATTTCATCATTATCGCATTCGCAATTTTCATGATGATCAAAGGTCTTAACAAATTGAAGAAACCGGCGGAAGAAGCGCCAAAAGGCCCAACTCAAGAAGAGTTATTGGCTGAAATTCGCGATTTATTGAAAAAATAA
- the metN gene encoding methionine ABC transporter ATP-binding protein MetN, translating to MIKLNNVTKVFTLTDRKLTALDDVTLHVPQGQICGVIGASGAGKSTLIRCVNLLEKPTSGTIEVDGVDLTQLSERELVRKRREIAMIFQHFNLLSSRTVFDNIALPLELIGTPKNKIIEKTTELLALVGLADKHNVYPANLSGGQKQRVAIARALASDPKVLLCDEATSALDPATTQAILKLLKEINRTLGITILLITHEMEVVKRICDRVAVIDKGKLIEQGSVSEIFSNPKTELAQDFIRSTFHISLPEEYLEGLTDTPKHDKAYPIIKFEFTGRSVDAPLLSQASKKFGVELSILNSQIDYAGGVKFGYTIAEVEGSEDAITQTKIYLMENNVRVEVLGYVQ from the coding sequence ATGATTAAGCTAAACAATGTCACTAAAGTCTTTACGCTTACCGATAGAAAGCTAACTGCTTTAGATGATGTTACATTACATGTCCCACAAGGGCAGATTTGTGGCGTAATCGGCGCCTCGGGAGCCGGTAAGAGCACCCTGATCCGTTGCGTTAATTTATTGGAAAAACCAACATCAGGAACTATCGAAGTTGACGGTGTAGATCTTACCCAACTCAGTGAACGAGAACTCGTGCGCAAACGTCGTGAAATTGCCATGATCTTCCAGCATTTTAATCTTCTTAGTTCACGTACCGTATTCGATAATATCGCACTGCCGTTAGAACTTATTGGCACACCAAAGAATAAAATCATCGAAAAAACTACCGAACTCTTAGCGTTAGTTGGATTGGCAGATAAGCATAACGTATATCCGGCAAATCTTTCCGGTGGACAAAAACAACGTGTTGCCATTGCCCGTGCATTAGCTTCAGATCCTAAAGTACTATTATGTGATGAAGCCACCAGTGCTTTAGATCCAGCTACCACTCAAGCTATCTTAAAACTCTTAAAAGAAATTAATCGTACACTTGGTATCACGATTCTTCTAATCACCCATGAAATGGAAGTCGTCAAACGAATCTGCGATCGGGTGGCGGTGATTGATAAAGGTAAACTAATCGAACAGGGCTCAGTCAGCGAAATTTTCTCCAATCCGAAAACCGAATTGGCACAGGATTTTATTCGTTCAACATTCCATATCAGTTTGCCGGAAGAATATTTGGAAGGTCTCACCGATACACCTAAACATGATAAAGCCTACCCAATTATTAAATTTGAATTTACCGGCCGTTCGGTTGATGCGCCGTTGCTTTCCCAAGCCTCTAAAAAATTCGGTGTGGAGCTCAGTATTCTGAACTCGCAAATCGACTATGCCGGCGGCGTCAAATTCGGCTATACCATTGCCGAAGTGGAAGGTTCGGAAGATGCTATCACTCAAACCAAAATCTATTTAATGGAAAATAATGTGCGCGTGGAGGTGCTCGGTTATGTTCAATGA
- a CDS encoding MetQ/NlpA family lipoprotein, protein MKLKNLFTVTAIASAVLLSTACNDEKKADTTAAANTIKVGVMSGPEHEVAEAAAKVAKEKYGLNVQFVEFNDYALPNEAVSKGDLDANAMEHKPYLDEDAKAKKLTNLVIVGNTFVYPMAGYSKTIKNISELKDGAKIAVPNDPSNRGRALILLDKQGLIKLKDPQNLFSSVLDIVENPKNLDVKEVDTSVAARALDDVDLAVVTNTYAGQVGLNTQDNGVFVEDKDSPYVNIIVAREDNKDSKAVQDFVKSYQTEEVYQEAKKHFKDGVVKGW, encoded by the coding sequence ATGAAACTTAAAAATTTATTTACCGTTACCGCTATCGCTTCCGCTGTGCTTCTTAGCACCGCCTGCAATGATGAGAAAAAAGCCGATACGACAGCAGCTGCAAACACGATTAAAGTTGGTGTAATGTCAGGTCCGGAACATGAAGTTGCCGAAGCGGCAGCTAAAGTGGCCAAAGAAAAATACGGTCTAAACGTACAATTTGTTGAATTCAACGACTACGCATTGCCAAATGAAGCCGTTTCTAAAGGTGACTTAGATGCTAACGCAATGGAGCACAAACCTTATCTTGATGAAGATGCTAAAGCGAAAAAACTCACTAACTTAGTGATTGTTGGCAATACCTTCGTTTATCCAATGGCCGGTTACTCCAAAACCATCAAAAATATCAGCGAGTTAAAAGACGGAGCCAAAATTGCCGTGCCAAACGATCCATCTAACCGCGGTCGCGCATTGATTTTGTTGGATAAACAAGGCTTAATCAAATTGAAAGATCCACAAAACCTCTTCTCCAGCGTATTGGATATTGTTGAGAATCCGAAAAACCTAGATGTAAAAGAAGTGGATACTTCCGTTGCGGCACGTGCGTTAGACGATGTAGATTTAGCCGTAGTGACCAATACTTATGCTGGTCAAGTGGGTCTAAACACGCAAGATAACGGTGTTTTCGTAGAAGATAAAGACTCTCCATATGTGAACATTATCGTTGCCCGCGAAGATAACAAAGACAGCAAAGCAGTACAGGATTTCGTGAAATCCTATCAAACTGAAGAAGTGTACCAAGAAGCCAAAAAACACTTTAAAGACGGTGTTGTAAAAGGTTGGTAA
- the trkA gene encoding Trk system potassium transporter TrkA: protein MKIIILGAGQVGTTLAENLVSEDNDITLVDNDSQHLQNLQDKHDLRVVHGSPSSPKVLRDAGAADADLMVAVTQSDEINMVACQMGYTLFNTPTRIARIRNAEFLREKDKLFNDQNVPIDHLISPENLVTDEITRLIAYPGALQVAHFANNHISIVIVKAYYGGPLVGYAISAFKEHLPHVDCRIIAIVRNDKAIRPQGSTIVEAGDEITFICATEHIKAVMSELQRLEKPYKRIMVVGGGNIASGVAKQLEAHCQVKLIERDAERAKALAEKLSKTLVFQGDASDQNLLFEEHIENVDVFLSLSADDEANIMSALLAKRLGAKKAMVLIQRMAYINLIQGGTIDIAVSPQQATISALLGYVRKGDIKNVASLRHGMAEAIELVVHGDATSSNVVGHTIGDLKLPLGSMIGAILRRNEVIMSRRQVVIEENDRVVVYISDKKHVPEIEKLFQPSAFFI from the coding sequence ATGAAAATTATCATCTTAGGTGCCGGTCAGGTGGGAACCACGTTAGCTGAGAATTTGGTCAGTGAAGATAATGATATTACTTTGGTTGATAACGATTCCCAGCATCTACAAAACCTGCAAGATAAACACGATTTACGGGTAGTGCACGGTTCACCTTCATCACCTAAGGTGCTGCGTGATGCGGGGGCGGCTGATGCCGATTTAATGGTTGCAGTAACGCAGTCCGATGAGATAAATATGGTTGCTTGTCAGATGGGCTATACCCTGTTTAATACGCCGACCCGGATTGCTCGTATTCGCAATGCAGAGTTTTTACGCGAGAAAGATAAATTATTTAACGACCAAAATGTTCCTATTGATCATTTGATTTCGCCGGAAAACTTAGTGACTGACGAAATTACCCGCCTGATTGCTTATCCGGGAGCGTTACAGGTGGCTCATTTTGCCAATAATCACATCAGTATTGTGATTGTTAAAGCCTATTATGGTGGACCATTAGTTGGTTACGCTATCTCGGCCTTTAAGGAACACTTGCCGCATGTTGATTGCCGAATTATTGCTATCGTACGTAATGATAAAGCGATTCGTCCACAAGGTTCCACGATTGTTGAAGCGGGGGATGAAATCACCTTTATTTGTGCTACTGAACATATTAAGGCTGTCATGAGCGAATTGCAGCGTTTAGAAAAACCTTATAAACGCATTATGGTCGTTGGTGGTGGTAATATTGCCTCTGGGGTCGCTAAACAACTGGAAGCGCATTGCCAAGTTAAGTTAATTGAGCGTGATGCCGAACGGGCCAAAGCATTGGCTGAAAAACTTTCTAAAACCCTGGTTTTCCAAGGCGATGCCTCAGATCAAAACTTACTTTTTGAAGAGCATATCGAAAACGTAGATGTGTTTTTATCCTTAAGTGCCGATGATGAAGCAAATATTATGTCAGCCTTATTGGCTAAGCGTTTAGGCGCTAAAAAAGCTATGGTGCTAATTCAGCGTATGGCCTACATTAATTTAATTCAAGGAGGGACCATTGATATTGCCGTTTCTCCGCAACAGGCTACGATTTCTGCGTTATTAGGTTATGTGCGTAAGGGCGATATTAAAAATGTCGCCTCATTGCGTCACGGTATGGCTGAAGCGATTGAATTAGTGGTACATGGTGATGCAACGAGTTCGAATGTCGTGGGGCATACTATTGGTGATCTTAAGTTGCCGTTGGGAAGCATGATTGGTGCGATTTTACGACGCAATGAGGTAATTATGTCGCGCCGTCAAGTCGTGATTGAAGAAAATGACCGCGTAGTGGTTTATATCAGTGATAAAAAACATGTACCGGAAATAGAGAAATTGTTCCAGCCTAGTGCATTTTTCATCTAA
- the fmt gene encoding methionyl-tRNA formyltransferase has protein sequence MKPLNIIFAGTPDFAAQHLAALLNSHHNIIAVYTQPDKPAGRGKKLQASPVKQLAEQHQIPVYQPKSLRKEEAQAEIKALNADVMVVVAYGLILPQVVLDTPRLGCLNVHGSLLPRWRGAAPIQRSIWAGDQQTGVTIMQMDAGLDTGDMLHKVYCDIDAQETSASLYHKLAEIAPSALIDVLDHLEERKFIAEKQDDNQSNYAEKLSKEEAKLDWSLSAAQLERNIRAFNPWPISFLQLTDEQGNEQTLKVYAAGVLPHVDKPAGTILSVDKKGIQIATAEGVLNLLQLQPAGKKPMSVQDFLNGRADWFKVGKVLG, from the coding sequence ATGAAACCATTGAATATCATCTTTGCCGGCACGCCGGACTTCGCAGCACAGCATCTTGCTGCACTCTTAAACTCTCATCACAATATTATTGCTGTTTATACACAGCCTGATAAACCGGCTGGACGCGGTAAAAAATTGCAAGCCAGTCCCGTAAAACAGTTGGCTGAGCAGCATCAAATTCCAGTCTATCAACCCAAATCCTTACGCAAAGAAGAAGCACAAGCCGAGATTAAGGCATTAAATGCCGATGTGATGGTTGTCGTTGCCTATGGGCTGATTTTACCTCAGGTAGTGTTAGATACGCCCCGTTTAGGTTGTTTAAATGTGCATGGTTCTCTGTTGCCACGTTGGCGTGGCGCTGCGCCTATTCAGCGGTCTATTTGGGCAGGGGATCAACAAACTGGTGTGACAATTATGCAAATGGATGCGGGTTTGGATACTGGTGATATGTTACATAAAGTGTATTGCGATATTGATGCACAAGAAACCTCCGCCTCGCTTTACCATAAATTAGCCGAAATTGCGCCGTCTGCATTGATTGATGTTTTGGATCATTTGGAAGAACGGAAGTTCATCGCAGAAAAACAAGATGATAACCAAAGTAACTACGCAGAAAAACTTTCCAAGGAAGAGGCTAAATTAGATTGGTCGTTATCGGCAGCCCAGCTTGAACGTAACATTCGCGCGTTTAATCCTTGGCCGATTAGTTTCCTACAATTAACCGATGAACAAGGTAATGAACAAACCCTAAAAGTGTATGCTGCTGGAGTATTGCCACATGTAGATAAGCCCGCTGGGACGATTTTAAGTGTCGATAAAAAAGGTATCCAAATTGCCACCGCAGAAGGTGTTTTGAATTTACTGCAATTGCAGCCAGCTGGTAAGAAACCAATGTCGGTGCAGGATTTTCTGAATGGTAGGGCTGATTGGTTTAAAGTGGGCAAGGTACTCGGTTAA
- a CDS encoding methionine ABC transporter permease: MFNEFLTAFNQQLTPQVWGVVAISTYETVYISFVSTFLAMVVGIPLGVITFLTGKGEILENRRCNFILNTIINIGRSIPFIILLLILLPVTRFIVGTVLGTTAAIIPLAICAMPFVARLTSNALMEIPQGLTEAAQSMGATNWQIVRKFYLPEALPTLINGITLTLVTLVGYSAMAGTQGGGGLGSLAINYGVYRNMPYITWVATIIIVLFVMLSQKLGDMLAEYVDHR; the protein is encoded by the coding sequence ATGTTCAATGAGTTTTTAACTGCATTTAACCAACAGCTTACTCCGCAAGTGTGGGGAGTCGTGGCGATATCAACCTACGAAACCGTATATATCAGTTTCGTTTCAACCTTTTTAGCAATGGTTGTCGGAATCCCGCTCGGTGTCATCACCTTTTTAACCGGAAAAGGAGAAATCCTAGAAAACCGTCGTTGCAATTTTATCTTGAATACCATTATCAACATTGGTCGTTCAATTCCGTTCATTATTCTATTATTGATCCTATTACCGGTAACCCGTTTTATTGTTGGCACGGTATTGGGCACTACGGCGGCAATCATTCCTCTGGCAATTTGTGCAATGCCGTTTGTTGCCCGCCTCACCTCTAATGCGCTAATGGAAATCCCACAAGGCTTAACCGAAGCTGCGCAATCAATGGGGGCAACCAACTGGCAAATTGTCCGCAAATTCTATTTACCAGAAGCATTGCCAACCCTAATTAATGGCATCACCCTGACGTTAGTAACCTTGGTTGGCTATTCCGCTATGGCGGGAACCCAAGGAGGTGGTGGTTTAGGAAGCCTTGCCATCAATTATGGTGTTTATCGCAACATGCCTTACATTACCTGGGTTGCCACTATTATCATCGTGTTATTCGTCATGCTTAGCCAAAAACTCGGCGATATGCTGGCTGAATATGTCGATCACCGTTAA